A genomic region of Pseudopipra pipra isolate bDixPip1 chromosome W, bDixPip1.hap1, whole genome shotgun sequence contains the following coding sequences:
- the LOC135406383 gene encoding zinc finger protein OZF-like, which yields MPELEDPRQPGGGSTEREEPRDPREPETGLPAPGPELRTESPEDKSPRQSLVGEAVLKGSPAQEGSGEEKGRRSPRRRGSKASPGCSEEERASLCREGGQSLSQSSNLVLPEQPPGREKAFRCLECGKSFRKSSHLLTHQHIHTGERPYSCGECGKSFRYNSNLVRHQHIHAGKRPYTCGECGKSFSYNSILIQHQHIHTGERPYTCRECGKSFKYSSNLSQHQRIHTGERPYTCGKCGKSFSLLSDLIRHQHIHSGERPYTCGECGKSFRYNSNLIQHQHIHSGDRPYTCGECGKSFRVSSQLIKHWHIHSGERPYTCRECGKSFRQSSTLRTHQRIHSGKRPYKCLECGKTFQTKSSLLLHQRTHTDERPFRCTECGKGFKQNSNLITHRRIHTGERPYECGECGKSFTDSSNLTSHQRTHQKGPPTSAPAAGRASAAASTPNEAPDREATPGVQ from the exons atgCCGGAGCTGGaggacccccggcagcctggaggggggagcacggagagggaggagccccgggacccccgggagcctGAAACGGG gcttcctgccccaggccccgagctgaggacggagagcccggaggacaaatccccccggcagagcctggtgggagaggccgttttgaagggctccccggcgcaggaaggcagcggggaggaaaagggccggagatccccccgcaggaggggctccaaagccagcccagggtgctctgaggaggaaagagccagcctgtgccgggaaggcggccagagcttgagccagagctccaacctggtgctccctgagcagcctcctggcagggagaaggccttcaggtgcttggaatgtgggaagagcttcaggaagagctcccacctcctcacccaccagcacatccacactggggaacggccctactcatgtggggaatgtgggaagagcttcaggtaCAACTCCAACCTGgtccgacaccagcacatccacgCTGGGaaacggccctacacgtgtggggaatgtgggaagagcttcagttacAACTCCAtcctgatccaacaccagcacatccacactggggaacggccctacacatgtagggaatgcGGGAAAAGCTTCAAGTACAGCTCCAACCTGAGCCAACATCAGCgtatccacactggggaacggccctacacatgtgggaaatgtgggaagagcttcagcttGCTCTCtgacctgatccgacaccagcacatccacagtggggaacggccctacacgtgtggggaatgtgggaagagcttcaggtacaactccaacctgatccaacaccagcacatccacagtggggaccggccctacacgtgtggggaatgtgggaagagcttcagggtCAGCTCCCAACTGATCAAACACTGGCACATCCACAgtggagaacggccctacacgtgtagggaatgtgggaagagcttcagacAGAGCTCTACCCTTcgcacccaccagcgcatccacagtggaaaacggccctacaagtgcttggaatgtgggaagacgTTTCAGACCAAGTCCAgtctcctcctgcaccagcggacgcacacggatgagaggcccttccgctgcactgagtgcgggaagggcttcaagcagaactccaacctcatcacccaccggcgcatccacaccggggagaggccctacgagtgtggggagtgtgggaagagctttaccGACAGCTCTaacttgacctcacaccaacggacccaccagaAAGGGCCCCCTACGagtgccccggctgcaggaagagcttcagctgctgcttccaccccaaatgaagcccctgatagggaggcaacccctggagtccagtga